The proteins below come from a single Megalops cyprinoides isolate fMegCyp1 chromosome 5, fMegCyp1.pri, whole genome shotgun sequence genomic window:
- the LOC118777943 gene encoding apelin receptor A-like produces the protein MEATVDYGPYEYEEDENSTMCDYSEWEPTFSLIPILYMLIFILGLSGNGVVIFTVWKSKAKRRAADVYIGNLALADLTFVITLPLWAVYTALGYHWPFGVALCKISSYVVLVNMYASVFCLTCLSFDRYLAIVHSLSSGQLRSRSTMLASLAAIWLLSFLLAVPALLFRTTVHDPSSNRTTCGMDFSLVTPSRLQEPQWIAGLSLSSSALGFLLPFLAMTVFYCFIGCTVTRHFNNLRKEDQKKRRLLKIITTLVVVFAFCWTPFHVLKSMDALAYVELAPSSCSVLTFLLLAHPYATCLAYVNSCLNPFLYAFFDLRFRSQCLCLLNLKKAMHGQMSSLSSQTQKTEAQSLATKV, from the coding sequence ATGGAAGCCACGGTGGATTATGGCCCCTACGAGTACGAGGAGGATGAGAACAGCACCATGTGCGACTACTCGGAGTGGGAGCCCACCTTCTCCCTCATCCCCATCCTCTACATGCTCATCTTCATCCTGGGTCTCTCGGGCAACGGCGTGGTCATCTTCACCGTCTGGAAGTCCAAGGCCAAGCGGCGGGCGGCCGACGTCTACATCGGCAACCTGGCGCTGGCCGACCTGACCTTCGTGATCACCCTGCCGCTGTGGGCGGTCTACACCGCGCTGGGCTACCACTGGCCCTTCGGCGTGGCCCTGTGCAAGATCAGCAGCTATGTGGTGCTGGTCAACATGTACGCCAGTGTCTTCTGCCTCACCTGCCTGAGCTTCGACCGCTACCTGGCCATCGTGCACTCGCTGTCTAGCGGGCAGCTGCGGTCCCGCAGCACCATGCTGGCCTCGCTGGCCGCCATCTGGCTGCTGTCCTTCCTGCTGGCGGTGCCCGCCCTGCTGTTCCGCACCACCGTGCACGACCCCAGCAGCAACCGCACCACCTGCGGCATGGACTTCAGCCTGGTGACGCCCAGCCGGCTGCAGGAGCCGCAGTGGATCGCCGGGCtcagcctctcctcctcagcactGGGCTTCCTGCTGCCCTTCCTGGCCATGACCGTCTTCTACTGCTTCATCGGCTGCACCGTCACCCGCCACTTCAACAACCTGCGCAAGGAGGACCAGAAGAAGCGGCGTCTGCTGAAGATCATCACCACCCTGGTGGTGGTCTTCGCCTTCTGCTGGACTCCCTTCCACGTGCTGAAGAGCATGGACGCCCTGGCCTACGTGGAGCTGGCCCCCAGCTCCTGCTCCGTGCTCACCTTCCTGCTCCTGGCCCACCCCTACGCCACCTGCCTGGCCTACGTCAACAGCTGCCTCAACCCCTTCCTCTACGCCTTCTTCGACCTGCGCTTCCGCTCCCAGTGCCTCTGCCTGCTCAACCTGAAGAAGGCCATGCACGGCCAGATGAGCTCCCTGTCCTCCCAGACGCAGAAGACCGAGGCACAGTCGCTGGCCACCaaggtgtga